TGGGAGTCTTTATGTACCAGGTTTAAGGctgaaatacaattaaaatagttttctttaatGCCTTCATTAGATTTGCCTTGTAAAGGCAGGTTATCAGTTTGTGATGCTTGAAGCACATGTATGTTTCTGTTCAGTCACTGTGTGATGCAATGTTGTCTTGTGCAGGGGGAAAGGTTGAGTCACGCCGTGGGCTGTGCATTTGCAGCATGCCTGGAGCGAAAGCAGAAGCGAGAGAAGGAGTGTGGAGTGACTGCCACCTTTGATGCCAGCAGAACCACATTCACTAGAGAGGGGTCATTCAGGGTCACTACAGCTACTGAAcaagcagagagagaggaaattaTGAGACAGATGCCGGATGCTAAAGGTACGGGATGCAATTTAAACAATCATCTGCAGCGAGCAGAACCAGCACCGAGGCCTCTGCGAGGATTGAAGCTTAATGTCCTTACAGCATTCTATCTCTTGAACCTTACTATGTTCATATAATACTCCCAGACTCTTGTCATTTCACAAGATGAAAATTGCTCTCAAATTCACTCAGCATTTCCCCACATCTTCTAGAAAAGGTGCAAGTGGCTTTGTACGTgaaagctgcttctgctttgttttgtcaGGCTGCTTTATGGCAGAGAACCCTGTAGGTACCATACTAAAAGGCCTTATtagaaaattgtttaaaaaacagaacaagcTTGCCAGACACAAAGTAATCATTTGTGTAGTCTAATGCTTGTGGTAAATGAACCAAAAatgatttgcatttttcttagaaaagaatgtgttttgattttgatttttaaggCATGTTACAGAGTGTATTTATAGAGCTCTACTGCATGAGGGAAGAACAGATCAATCACAGAGTGCTTTCCAAAAAACATCCAGAATAACCATTCCCTCCCTATAAAACAAACAGGTGTTTGACTATTAATTACATTCAGAATTAGTGACTAACTGATTTGAGAGGAGAGAATGTGTCCTGAAATTAAGTGAAAGTAGAACTTCTTACTCAAGTTTTATTACAAAGCCTGGAGTTATACAGctagcaaaaaaaccaaaatattataaatactGTTCATAACCTGCTTCACAGTGAAGTCAGacttttgtttcagaagattCCACAGCAAGTTTTATGCTGCCCTTTATTGCAAAACTTTAATCTTCGTTTTCATCATCCATCTGCTTGTTTCCATACGTTAGTTTTAGAATGTGCTAAATGAAGCTTAAACACAAGGCCTTTGTTACTTGAGGGCATGAGTCAAAGTCTTGACTCAATGAAGGTGTGTGAAATCCTTTCCAAGAAAGACTGATTAGAAAAGTTTCACTTGAATGAGCAGCTGCAACTCATGGGTACTGAAGCTTGCAAGACAACATAATTAGTTCCTCCTACCATTCCAGCTCCTCAGAAATCTCTAGTCTGACTCTTCTCTTTACCAGACTTTTAGTTattctgctgatttttcaaaaaaaaaaagtcaatgctttttctaaaatatttggaaaacagTACAGGTAAAATGAGAGTTCATACCAGGATAGTGAGGTTTCCTTTTGTCCTTCTGTGTTAATGAGCTGTGCTTGTTGACCCtaaagcaaatttatttataaGTGAAAGTTTTCCTAGAGGTGGAAAAATCTCCCCATTGCAATTCTAACCATAATTAGAATTAATGACATGATTTAAACAAATCTTGATCCTACATTTCTGCCATTAGGTCTGTCTGACGGGAGCACTGTGGTGCTGTGAAAAGCCCTGCAAAATGAAGCAGCTGACTTTAAGTTGGAGGAGCTTCCACTGCAACTAACTCATGATTATGTAGTAACATTGCAGCTAAATTCAGTACAGAAGTGACACAGGAATTCCTTGCAAATGTGGCTGGTATTAGCAAGGCCTGTCAGCTCAGAGGCTGGATCTGCCTTGCAGCACATTTCCCTCTACCTCTAATGTAtttcctggaggagctgggagctgcagcccaacCTGTTAAGTGCTGCTGCTACCTTTGGCCTGCTAAAGCTTGTGCAGTgtgtttggctgctgctgctgattctgcagggctgggagggtggCTTTTAAAAGAGGGTCCTGGAGCTGCGTTCtattccctgctgctgctaaGCTGTGCTGCCCAAAGTCACTTAATGCAGttggtaattttattttgtccGTGGTTCTGTGTGAGGCAAAGTAAAGGTCTCAAATGCACAATACGTTTTTTGGTCTTAGCCATAAATGAATTGCAAGtatttccagagctgggatccCAGGAACAGCTAGAAGGAATACATATATGAGGCCATCCTTTCTAGGAAGTGGCTTGTCTTGGAAAGCTGTGGGGCTTGGGTGTGTATCAGGTGACGTGGTGAAGACAGTGAAGGTGTACAGAAATTATGTTTCTGCTGTGCTATTAGAAACTCATTTGCAAGAGTACTAGTTATGCAAATTCCtgcaatttctcttttcaaaacaaatgggAATACAGGTAGGCAGCTGAACAGTACTTTGCTTTACTCTTCTAACCTCACCGTGTTTCCTCCAGCAGttgaaacagaagtgaaaacagTAGCACCAGGTGCTGCACCAAACAATACTGCCCCCTCTTCTGGCTCACCAACCTCTCCTACTGCTGAAGTTGCTGCCTCTCTGGATAAAGAAATGAGCAACCCCCACGCTATCCCACGGCGGCACGCCCCTATAGAGCAGCTTGCCAGGCAAGGGTCTTTCAGGGGcttccctgccctgagccaAAAGATGTCTCCTTTTAAACGCCAGTTGTCTTTGCGAATAAATGAGCTGCCTTCAACAGTGCAAAGGAAGACTGATTTCCCCATGAAAAACTCAGGTAAAACCAAATGGGTCCAGTGAAATATTGCCTTAAAttgtctcttcttcctttctttcctctgtggcTTCAAGCAATTCCTTATTTTCTAGTAAATCCTCCTTCCTGCCTCATGTAGATCATTTATCATGAGCAAACATCACCGTGTCAGAGAATTTCTGTTTTGGGAACAGGCAAGAATTTCAAATGTGGGGTCACATGCAGAAGACAGTTCTAATTGCAATCTGAAGTACTGGAGCACAGCTTGAAGTGTTCCAGGAATGGGTGTTGGTGAATTAGTAGGTTTTGGCTCTTCCCTCTGAGTCACTGAACCAGTTCTTCCACTTATTGTCAGGGCATCCTGAGACACAGATGCCTTCAAGGCCTTAACCACTTGTCTTGGGATCATGTGATGCTCTTCTGCAGTCTGTCCTTCTGCCTGTCTGAATTCTTTTTGTGAGCAATGAAATTGCTTTTCACATTGCATTAAGAGAACGTAGCTGTTCAGGTGGTACAGCTGGCTGTATCAGTATTACGTGGTATGGTTTTCACATGATGCTAGTGGGGTTTTCTAAGAGTCATCCCAACATAAACTCCTGGTGTGCTCATTACCTTGCATAATGTCCTTGAGTTCCCTTAGCTAGGTGTTACCCTTCAGGCCAGCTGTACTCTCACTTGGCAACGGAGCTGGTTTTAGGATTCTAAGCtttgaagtaaaaattactgtggcaaacccaacaaaaacaccTAGTCTGACTTGTTTCATAACCCTTGTTTAGTGACCTGTGCTTTAAGACCAGCACTGAGCCAATCAGTTTTATGGTGATAGTGCACTGCTCAGTAGTGATAGTCACTGAGCACACCACAATCTAATTTTCATGATTCAGAACATTTCTGATGCATGTTCCCATATATGCCACTGCCAGTGCTGCTTACTGTCCCACTGCATGCACTGTTTTGGAATATCCCTCAAAGAGTCCATTTTTGGGCATGCCTCCCCCTGAATTTTAGATCTGGTGCATGTTGTGTGCAGACATTTTATGTTTCTTACACTATTTTGTGCTTGATTATGCCTGCTCATGTCAGTTCTGTGCAATGACGAACTGATGATTGGTACTTTTGGAAAACACTGCCATTAGTAATAATGAGAACATCTGGTTAGCTGGCAGCTTTACTCCAGATGTTACATTATCCACATGAATACTGATGCTTCGTTTAAAACTGAGCATCCATTTTATCTGAGCgttcagcttttgcttttatgaTTTTagcacaggagctggggatTTCAGCTACCACTGAACTGCAACAATCAACAGTAACTCTAGACCAAACTTGCCACTGTGCATTGCTGTCAGTACATTAAAAGTTCACCTAGTTACTGTACAAGTATATTGTTGGAACACTTAAATCTATCCTAAGTCTTTTCATTTCGCAGAAATGCCAAATCTTAGAGCCAAACCCTTGAGAAGTTTAGCACTTTAATACTGAAAGATTTAGATCTCTACTTCAACTGTagaaaaccctttttcttttctaatacAAGCATCCTTTAAATCTGGAACAGCGATCTCCTTGCCCTCTTGACTTAATCACAAAATACATTAATGTGGTGTTCTATTTCAGGCCAGATCCTCAACactaatgtaaaaaaaacaagctgCAAATCATGCAAATCAGTAGCAAGAACATGTAGGACGCAAGGGAACTAATTATATTTCAATTTCACATTGGTAGTTGTAAATTGTTTCTGTATCCTTTAAGCTTTCAATTTAATGAATTCTGTTTACATTTTAGTCCCAGAGGTAGAAGGGGAAACAGACAGCATTAGTGCCCTGTGCTCTCAGATCACCAGTGCTTTCAGCACGCCATCAGAAGATCCTTTCTCTTCGGCCCCCATGACAAAACCAGTGACAGTAGTTGCACCACAGTCTCCTGCCTTTCAAGGTTTGTGATTTCTTTGGGTGCTGGATGAGGCTTGAATGCACATAATGTTGCTTTCCAGTAACACATGGTCTTAATTTCTTGTGCAAGTCCTGTTACCAGTATTTTGGGTGAATGCATCCTGCTTTATTCATCTtgtctgtttaatttttctgtggttttgttttttaacaataAGTTCATGCACCTACCACACGATAGTTACCTATAAAAGGGACAGGCTTTGAGGTAATGGCTATTTTATCATTCTGCCTCCTGAGCTGCATAGGAGTGGGTCATAGGAACCAAATCTCACAAGGGAAGGGATTGCGTGCCACCACAATTACTGGTTTTTTACACAAATTCTTAGATAAGGTGTGGAAAAATGCCAGCTATAGAACTCATAGCAACCATTAGTATTCATTTCACTGCTAtagtgaaaaatatatatataatgaaaaaCCTTTATAGAAGTTGTGTGAAAAAAGAACCTCTCCATGTTAAATGTAGTTATTGTTACTTTGTATCTACAAAGTTCTTCTTTTGAATCTAAAATTAACTGTACAATAACTACTGGTGAGCCATATCTCTTCCTTGTAGAAACAAATTTAACTTCAATCAGTCATCAGAACTCAAGGCCTCCTACAGGATGTCAAAATCCACCATCCCATGATTCTCTTAACAAGTGTTGGCTTGGTGAAATGAAATTTACTACCTTTTATTGACTGTCAGTCCAGTTTGGCTAATTACACAAACTCCTGTCATGTGGAAGTGTCTAAAAGTGTTGTGTGTTGATAGGTATGACCTGGCCCACTAATACTCCAGTCACGTGCATGCCTTGCATGAATTAATCGCACTGATGTTGTCTGCTCCCATTTTAGTTAATGGCACTGCCTCTGCCTTCTGTGTGCTTGCTGCTAAACCATCCCAAGCTGCTGTAGTGTCCACAGCTATGCCAGTTCGTGAAACCAATCCTTGGGCTCATGCTCCTGCTGCTAATactggagctgcagccatggTCGCTGGTAAGATTGGAAGCAGATCTGGTGCATTGCTGTAAGAACTTGGATCCAAAGCATAATTGAGCCCCTGAGACAATTGTCAGTGCCACTTAATGGCAAGTGGAAGGAACAGGAACAAAAGCCGGAAGTAGTAGCATTTTGCACGAGTGGATGGAGGGAAGCGATGAACTTGCTGGTTCTAGGTCTATAACCTGGACTGATTCTTATTTTGGCAGCATTTTATAAAATCAGTGCTTAAAAAGGAAGTAATGAAGTTGTATGCGAGTTTGTGTGTATAAAAGGGAAAGAATCTGTGTGtacccaaaataatttttgtgtgttctttTCACTGATGTACAGAAGGAGGGATTAAGTTGGTTGCTTAAAGGCTCAGGGGTccatttcttctgtttagtAAGTCTGgcctgtccctccaggccttgtctGCACTGTGTAAGGTGAAATGGCTGTCAGCCATGTGGGCACATGTGCTAGAGGCTGCAGTTTGAGTTACTTCATTTCATGGTGTAAGCGCCACTCCACGGGAGAAACTTCGCTAGTGAAAGAGTAGTAGGCCTTGCTTGGCCTTGTAAGAGTTCCAAACTTTGTCTTTAGAACAGTTTCTTAGACCTTTAATGTTCCAAGTCCAACCATCCTGAGCTGTGCATTCAGAAGCTGATACTCCCCAGGTAGGGGGGATTAGCGATTATGGACTAGACCATTGCCACCAAGTCATGAGTGCAGGCACCAACTTTCCTGTGTATCCTAGAGTCTTAGATGTctgctatgaagaaaaaaaaccccataaatctGCACTTTAGTGAAGAATCTCTTACCTACCTCATCTTGACACGTGTCTTCCTAGAACGGAACAGTGGATGCATAAAGATGCTTCCAGTGGTGGGAGCATCTTTCAGTCATGGTGGGAGGAGGCCTGTGTGATCTTGTGTACGCCCTCCAGTCTTTCTAACCAGTAAAGGATGAGGAGTGGAAACATTAGTGACTTGCCCATGCTTTCCTTCCCAGGCACTGAATGGAGCAGCACCTCCtcaggtgcagcctcaccaagTCTCTTCCAAGGAAATCACAGACGTACTCCCTCAGAAGCAGACCGCTGGTTGGAAGAGGTCTCAAAGACTGTCAGAGCCCAACAGCAGCCAACCTCAGCCCCACAACCCCAGccactgctccagcctcctccagcagctccagcctcccagTCAGCACCAACCTTCCCAGTCAGCACCTTCATCGCGCCTCAGCCTGTGCCGGTGGGCGTGGTACCGCCCATGCAGCCGCCATTTATTCCAGCTCAGCCCTATGCTGTAGCAAACGGGATGACCTATGCAGCCCCAAGCGTCCCTGTGGTCGGGATCACACCTTCCCAGATGGTGGCCAACGTCTTTGGTACCGCCAGCCACACTCCAGCGGCCCACCCGCATCAGTCGCCCAGCCTGGTGAAGCAGCAGCCGGTCCCTCAGTAcgacagcagcagcagcagcgccacTGCCAGCCCCTTCTTCCACCCGCCCGCGCAGCACAACGGCTCCGCCGCCTTCAACGGCGTGGAGGGGGGCAAATGGGCCGCCGAGGACAAGCATCCGCAGccccccgcgcccgccccgcaGGTCGACCCCTTCGAGGCGCAGTGGGCGGCTCTGGAGGGCAAGGCAAAGCAGCGCACCAACCCCTCCCCCACCAACCCCTTCTCCAGCGACCTGCAGAAGACATTCGAGATCGAACTCTAAGCGCTGCTGTGGGGGCGGATAAATTGTACATTAGGATAGAGGGATaaagggagcagaggggacTGTTTCTGATCGGTTTGCTTTGATAATCCCAAAGGTCCCTTCAGACAAAAATGGGTTAGAAAGAGGGAGCGATTACGGGGAGGATGGAAACACACGGAGAATTTAATGTGCAGTTCTTAAAAGGAATCCTGGAGCCACCCCAGTCTGCATTCCCTCCTCTCTCGGAAAGCTGCAAGTCAAATGGAGCAACAAAAAGCACCCAGTCCCAAAGCCTGTTCTGCAGAAACATCAATCATCTCACAGAAAGGAAGGCAGATGTTTGTACCTGTGTCCTCCTGATACCCTGCAAGCCCTGGATGTTCCCCCTCAGGGAAAAATTGGGTAGGGTGGGGGGTGGATATGGGTGGGACGTTGTCACCTTAGCAAAAAGCTAGGTTTGTGGAAAAAGTTGAGCTTCCATTTTGAGTAACAAAGTGAATATTATATGTAAAGAATAAAGTAAAGccaaaatctttatttttatgcatttagaatattttaaatagttggATATTAAAAGCTGTATGAGTTGTAAGTAATCTTGccaaaggttaaaaaaaaaggggctTGGATGTAAGAAATTGTACATAAGATTGATTTATCGCTGATTCTTATAGTAAGTAATATTGGGGGGGTGGAAAAAGGGGCTCTAGCTTGTTCTTGTATCTGTTCATTGTAAGTAGCATATTGCAACAACAATCACAACCAATAAGTCATTATATCGtagttttaaataaagaaaattaaagaacagTATTGTCATGGTTTGAAAACCATGGGGaaaatttactgttttttatTGGAATCAATCTACATATTCTATATAgtatggattttcttttcctttcatatatTGCTGCAGTTTCTTTGTCTTAATCTATTGGTTCTAACACTACTGTGACAACTTACTGTCATCATATCTACATCCCGGGGCTGCCTGGGAAACCATTTTATGTTTGTCTGTCAATAGTTCTTAGAGGTTTTTaactttggttttattttttcccactgatttgTGAAACCTTGTGGTTAAGGCTGCAGCTGGTCCAGGTTCTGCCTCTGGTGACTTGTGAAAACCATCTCATTTTAACTTTACTTTTAAACTTTGGCCTTACAAGCAAATGTAAGTTATATATATTTGTACTGATGATTTATAATCTgctttaacagaaataaatgttggTGGTAGAAGCACTGTCTGTGAGAGATTTATTTCGTACCCTAACTCAGTTTTCAGCATTTGCCCTTCTGGGTGTCTTTCTGTCTTGTAAGGTGAATGTGGATGAGCACTGCTTGCCAACCTAGCAGCTTAAGAATAGTATCTTAACACCTCTCATTTTCTACAACCTGTTAGGATGCGTTGAACTTTAAAACTCAATTTCAAAATATCCTTGTGACGCATTAAACACTTAAAGCTCTAAAATAGAGACCTTTAATGAAAACATCAAATTCTGGATTTGCATGGCTGTATTTTCTATCATTGAATATTTACAGAGAGACAAAAGATGAGGACAGTAACATTAACAAGtaatggcaaaaagaaaaactctgtCTTTTCCCTACTCTTAAAAAGAGCCATATGAGATGATGTGATGTATTTTCACCTCTTTTGTGTTCTTCCAGTGAGCTGATATCTCTACCCTGTTAAGTGTGACTGGTTCTTACTCCATTCTTACGGGCACCACGTCAGTTTAGACAAAAGGAAACAAGTCAGACTCCATAACCTGAAGGGGAAGAAACGCTCCCTTTGTTGGCCCTTGGATTTGAGCTTGCCAACAGTTTCCATTTCCAGGCGAGTCCAGTGAGTCTTACAGTGACAGTCTAGAAAACTACAGCTTTTGACATGACAGATTTTTACCTGTGTTCAGTATGGTAAGATTAGTAATGCAAACATTCCCTGTGGAATCAAGTTGGTGTCAatgctttttttcagctttcaaaaagcaaacaagtatTTCTAGGCATTTACAGTAGGAAAGCAAGCAGTTAGTTTGTATCTTTCACAGTAAGGGCCCCAAGATCAAGCTGAAAATAGCCCAGTATAGCTACAcccttctcctgccctggaGATAAGCACTTCCTACAACCCATTGTTTAGGGAAGAAAACTAACATCTTGATtctcacataaaaaaaaagcaaaccttgaGAAGATGATTAAGTGGTACTACAGAGAGGGAGAAGCTGATCTTGTCAGAAGAAATGTAAAGATCCTTTAGTTGAGTTGATGGCATGGATTTacagcagggagctgcatgCCTGTCAATCCCAGCCTTACTGCCATGGTTGTGCATGAAAAGGAGGTCAACATAAACTCTCCACCAACCAAAGCACTTCCAATGTTAAAGTCCAGCCCATCAGCAGGTAGGGAGAGGGCTGTTACAGCCCTCAGAAGTCTGGAGAAACCACTTTCTGGTCCCATCTCATGTAACTATAGAGCTTAAATGCCAGCTGACTACACAGAATATTTACATACTCTAAAAATAGTGCCTCTGACATCTTAGAAAGGGATTTTACAGAACTGGCTACTTATTCTGGGACAAAACGGTCTGATACATCCACTTCTAACCATGCTCCTGAGCAAACCCTGACTACACTTTGATGCCACACATGGAACGGAGAGGGCTTCAAAATGACTGGAATTTACAGACTCTCTGGTctcaaaaggcaaaaatcataGCAAATACTAAAGTGGTAATATATCCTATACACGCACTCAGAGAAATCTAAGATGCTGGTCTGAGAtgttaaatggaaaaatgtacAAACAAGTCGATGTTTTCAGGACCATCTCATTGTTCTTAAATATCCAATGATTTCCAGTTCAAACCTTATACTGTGATGCCTGCCCTGCATTCCAGCAGAGGAAATTTTCCCTAATCAAATTAAAGGGtcataaatgcaaaataagtatttttgtctttcctaGCAACCAGAATCTCTCAGAACACAGAAGGACAAAGCCCCAGATAGCTGTGACTGTCACCTGTTGGTCCTGTACTGGGTTGCTTGTAGACTTTCTCATTTGTTCACATGCTAGAGCAGTGTGTCCAGCCCTGAACCGTACCTGTGCTGATGAGGGTGCAGTCAGTAGGTcagggattttttatttttaggtcCATGTGAACTGATTTACTGGGTTCAGAGTACAAACCAACTCCAGGCTGTCAACCCTGGCAATTTACACCTATGTTTTGCCGCTGCCCTGACTGGAGGACTTCAGGACTAAAGGAGAGGAGAGTGGTATGAGCACAGTCCTGAATTAGCTGCATTTCTTAAAAGCCTTAAAGTAATGCAAGTAGaagacaaaagtaaaaaaaaccctaatccTCCATCCCCCCAGCCAAAATACCAACATTACACACCAGCTTATAGCTACATCTATGCAAATAATACACGGGTAATGTTGCTAATAATTGTGATCAACCCATCCAAGTCTAGAATGAAGAAGGGGACTGTCAGGGTCGATGCTAGGATAGAACAGTAGTGTGGAGGCTGTAAAAGAATCCTTTTGCTCAAAAGTAATTCTGTTTTGAGATACTGAAGATACCTAAGTGCCTTTCCTGGCCCTTAACATGATATAATCATGATAAAATCTCACCTCCCCACCCCTAATGCCTGAGATTTCAGAGCCCCAGATACATGCTTGCTTCCCACTCCATGTTGGTCTTGAAATGAAGGATCCTTTTCAGGTacagctgctctgcatctgGAAGTCCTACCTTGTTAGCCTGTAGCAGCAGGCATTAGCCCAGGCCACATGCAGAGCCACACTTTCCTGGTTTAACTGAGACTAGATCCTCGGGAGGTTTATTCTGGCAAGTGAAATGCCCATACACACATATTTCTATGTGTTTATTATTACCCCCTGCCCAAACTCAGCACACTTCTGGCTCAGGGGAAAAAGATtacctgctgagctgctgtttaAACTGCAGCATCTCAGAACAGGTAACAGTGTCGGTATATTCATCTAAAGTACCCCCAGCTTACAGGAAGGGCTAAAagtagttttttattttgtcttaaCCTTTCTGTGAAGCATTGCTTCTGCATTTCACTCCAAAGCTGATCGCAGTCATGTAGAAATCAAGCTGACCCCACTAGAAATTTGTCCAAGCTGGAATAAAACAGCTACAGTAACATGACATTACAGCTGCATCCCGAGAGCCAGTAATCTCCTAGGACCTGAACACTAATTCTGAATGCATCAAGCTGTTTCTTGTGGCCAGAGTCCTTTGCATTTAGATGGAAAGTGCTCCCCAGGAGCACTTGTTCAGCAATGCTCATTGGAGGAACAAATGTTCATGGCTCATTAGTGCTTTGGTTGGAATGATTCAGGCCCATCTTCAAACACTTCAGAGATTATGTTTTTAAGAGCACTTCTCTCTTGCTTGTATGAAGAATTGGTCTCTCCCTCTTTCATGCTGGTCATCTGCCTTCTCTAGTCACATCATCCTTACATCCCTCCTATCATCTGGTTTCTGTGAATGACAGCAACTACCCTTAAGAGATGGGTTAGGTACAGCAAGGCATACAGGGGGAAAAGGAGTTTACAATAAACCTGAGGGTGGCGGGTCTCCCACCTTTGAGCATTTACACCCACTACATGCTGTTCAATTCACCCTCTTGAGctttccagcagagcagagttCCTAGAACTGTTCCATGCAGTAGAAGGACAGCGTTGACACCTCCAGTCTTGTCATCGGTCACCGTGGGGGTGGCCGTCACCCGCGGGGGTGCGgggcactgccctggggacGCTGGCGAGCGCAGCTGGCGCAGCAGAAGCTGGAATAATACTCGTTactgcagagctgggcctgCAGGATCAGGTCACAGTTGGCAAGGTGGGGTTGGTCCACACACTCTCTGCTCAGATCCACAACGTGACTCACGGTAGCTGCAGCCAAGCAAAGGGTGAACCAGCTGTAAATGTATCCTCAGATTGCTATTCCTTCCCAAAAGACAGCACGTTACTGCTTCCTCCACCCCACCAGTTCTAAATTTAGTCCAACATCAAGAAGGAAATGATGAGTTTCAAGATGAAACAGACACCTCTGGTTAGATACAGGAG
This sequence is a window from Parus major isolate Abel chromosome 5, Parus_major1.1, whole genome shotgun sequence. Protein-coding genes within it:
- the NUMB gene encoding protein numb homolog isoform X10, yielding MNKLRQSFRRKKDVYVPEASRPHQWQTDEEGVRTGKCSFPVKYLGHVEVDESRGMHICEDAVKRLKSSGKKAVKAVLWVSADGLRVVDEKTKDLIVDQTIEKVSFCAPDRNFDRAFSYICRDGTTRRWICHCFMAVKDTGERLSHAVGCAFAACLERKQKREKECGVTATFDASRTTFTREGSFRVTTATEQAEREEIMRQMPDAKAVETEVKTVAPGAAPNNTAPSSGSPTSPTAEVAASLDKEMSNPHAIPRRHAPIEQLARQGSFRGFPALSQKMSPFKRQLSLRINELPSTVQRKTDFPMKNSVPEVEGETDSISALCSQITSAFSTPSEDPFSSAPMTKPVTVVAPQSPAFQGTEWSSTSSGAASPSLFQGNHRRTPSEADRWLEEVSKTVRAQQQPTSAPQPQPLLQPPPAAPASQSAPTFPVSTFIAPQPVPVGVVPPMQPPFIPAQPYAVANGMTYAAPSVPVVGITPSQMVANVFGTASHTPAAHPHQSPSLVKQQPVPQYDSSSSSATASPFFHPPAQHNGSAAFNGVEGGKWAAEDKHPQPPAPAPQVDPFEAQWAALEGKAKQRTNPSPTNPFSSDLQKTFEIEL
- the NUMB gene encoding protein numb homolog isoform X9; translated protein: MLPTVIALDLSPLFLQERKFFKGFFGKSGKKAVKAVLWVSADGLRVVDEKTKDLIVDQTIEKVSFCAPDRNFDRAFSYICRDGTTRRWICHCFMAVKDTGERLSHAVGCAFAACLERKQKREKECGVTATFDASRTTFTREGSFRVTTATEQAEREEIMRQMPDAKAVETEVKTVAPGAAPNNTAPSSGSPTSPTAEVAASLDKEMSNPHAIPRRHAPIEQLARQGSFRGFPALSQKMSPFKRQLSLRINELPSTVQRKTDFPMKNSVPEVEGETDSISALCSQITSAFSTPSEDPFSSAPMTKPVTVVAPQSPAFQVNGTASAFCVLAAKPSQAAVVSTAMPVRETNPWAHAPAANTGAAAMVAGTEWSSTSSGAASPSLFQGNHRRTPSEADRWLEEVSKTVRAQQQPTSAPQPQPLLQPPPAAPASQSAPTFPVSTFIAPQPVPVGVVPPMQPPFIPAQPYAVANGMTYAAPSVPVVGITPSQMVANVFGTASHTPAAHPHQSPSLVKQQPVPQYDSSSSSATASPFFHPPAQHNGSAAFNGVEGGKWAAEDKHPQPPAPAPQVDPFEAQWAALEGKAKQRTNPSPTNPFSSDLQKTFEIEL
- the NUMB gene encoding protein numb homolog isoform X3 encodes the protein MNKLRQSFRRKKDVYVPEASRPHQWQTDEEGVRTGKCSFPVKYLGHVEVDESRGMHICEDAVKRLKSERKFFKGFFGKSGKKAVKAVLWVSADGLRVVDEKTKDLIVDQTIEKVSFCAPDRNFDRAFSYICRDGTTRRWICHCFMAVKDTGERLSHAVGCAFAACLERKQKREKECGVTATFDASRTTFTREGSFRVTTATEQAEREEIMRQMPDAKAVETEVKTVAPGAAPNNTAPSSGSPTSPTAEVAASLDKEMSNPHAIPRRHAPIEQLARQGSFRGFPALSQKMSPFKRQLSLRINELPSTVQRKTDFPMKNSVPEVEGETDSISALCSQITSAFSTPSEDPFSSAPMTKPVTVVAPQSPAFQVNGTASAFCVLAAKPSQAAVVSTAMPVRETNPWAHAPAANTGAAAMVAGTEWSSTSSGAASPSLFQGNHRRTPSEADRWLEEVSKTVRAQQQPTSAPQPQPLLQPPPAAPASQSAPTFPVSTFIAPQPVPVGVVPPMQPPFIPAQPYAVANGMTYAAPSVPVVGITPSQMVANVFGTASHTPAAHPHQSPSLVKQQPVPQYDSSSSSATASPFFHPPAQHNGSAAFNGVEGGKWAAEDKHPQPPAPAPQVDPFEAQWAALEGKAKQRTNPSPTNPFSSDLQKTFEIEL
- the NUMB gene encoding protein numb homolog isoform X8, translated to MNKLRQSFRRKKDVYVPEASRPHQWQTDEEGVRTGKCSFPVKYLGHVEVDESRGMHICEDAVKRLKSERKFFKGFFGKSGKKAVKAVLWVSADGLRVVDEKTKDLIVDQTIEKVSFCAPDRNFDRAFSYICRDGTTRRWICHCFMAVKDTGERLSHAVGCAFAACLERKQKREKECGVTATFDASRTTFTREGSFRVTTATEQAEREEIMRQMPDAKAVETEVKTVAPGAAPNNTAPSSGSPTSPTAEVAASLDKEMSNPHAIPRRHAPIEQLARQGSFRGFPALSQKMSPFKRQLSLRINELPSTVQRKTDFPMKNSVPEVEGETDSISALCSQITSAFSTPSEDPFSSAPMTKPVTVVAPQSPAFQGTEWSSTSSGAASPSLFQGNHRRTPSEADRWLEEVSKTVRAQQQPTSAPQPQPLLQPPPAAPASQSAPTFPVSTFIAPQPVPVGVVPPMQPPFIPAQPYAVANGMTYAAPSVPVVGITPSQMVANVFGTASHTPAAHPHQSPSLVKQQPVPQYDSSSSSATASPFFHPPAQHNGSAAFNGVEGGKWAAEDKHPQPPAPAPQVDPFEAQWAALEGKAKQRTNPSPTNPFSSDLQKTFEIEL
- the NUMB gene encoding protein numb homolog isoform X13, which translates into the protein MNKLRQSFRRKKDVYVPEASRPHQWQTDEEGVRTGKCSFPVKYLGHVEVDESRGMHICEDAVKRLKSLPTVIALDLSPLFLQERKFFKGFFGKSGKKAVKAVLWVSADGLRVVDEKTKDLIVDQTIEKVSFCAPDRNFDRAFSYICRDGTTRRWICHCFMAVKDTGERLSHAVGCAFAACLERKQKREKECGVTATFDASRTTFTREGSFRVTTATEQAEREEIMRQMPDAKAVETEVKTVAPGAAPNNTAPSSGSPTSPTAEVAASLDKEMSNPHAIPRRHAPIEQLARQGSFRGFPALSQKMSPFKRQLSLRINELPSTVQRKTDFPMKNSGTEWSSTSSGAASPSLFQGNHRRTPSEADRWLEEVSKTVRAQQQPTSAPQPQPLLQPPPAAPASQSAPTFPVSTFIAPQPVPVGVVPPMQPPFIPAQPYAVANGMTYAAPSVPVVGITPSQMVANVFGTASHTPAAHPHQSPSLVKQQPVPQYDSSSSSATASPFFHPPAQHNGSAAFNGVEGGKWAAEDKHPQPPAPAPQVDPFEAQWAALEGKAKQRTNPSPTNPFSSDLQKTFEIEL